The following are encoded together in the Oscillospiraceae bacterium genome:
- a CDS encoding HD domain-containing protein, translated as MKQHYFVKKKEEHHMNVIMHNGYDALHAIFNHLPEHIIRHSRRVAVLAAVLAAYVPEEQLPEEIDMKTYHIALSYAGRYHEIGIYLARNDIKQRPVMAEKVLNEYWNMDFAPQFNEIVFEAVRGCHERFDGTGYPNKLHGDEIPLSAQLVGLADMLDDMVHYRSGRFSHGNIARRAMQAAKILEKKEDLFGPKAMACFEQVQDEIFALYLNYHWEYEHSFA; from the coding sequence ATGAAACAACATTATTTTGTTAAGAAAAAAGAAGAACACCACATGAATGTGATTATGCACAATGGCTATGATGCCTTACACGCCATATTTAACCATCTGCCGGAGCATATCATCCGGCACAGCCGGCGTGTAGCTGTTTTAGCGGCTGTTTTAGCGGCATATGTGCCGGAGGAGCAGCTACCGGAAGAAATAGATATGAAAACTTACCATATAGCGTTATCTTATGCGGGGCGCTACCATGAGATCGGCATTTACCTTGCGCGCAATGACATTAAACAGCGCCCCGTTATGGCAGAAAAGGTGTTGAACGAGTATTGGAACATGGATTTTGCACCGCAGTTTAATGAGATTGTTTTTGAGGCTGTGCGTGGTTGCCATGAGCGATTCGACGGTACGGGCTACCCGAATAAACTTCACGGCGATGAAATCCCTTTGTCTGCTCAGTTGGTCGGACTTGCCGATATGTTGGACGATATGGTTCATTACAGGAGCGGGAGATTTTCGCATGGCAACATCGCGCGCCGTGCCATGCAAGCTGCGAAAATACTGGAAAAGAAAGAAGATCTATTCGGGCCAAAAGCGATGGCGTGTTTTGAGCAAGTGCAGGATGAAATCTTTGCACTGTATTTGAATTACCACTGGGAGTATGAACATAGTTTTGCGTAG
- a CDS encoding sigma-70 family RNA polymerase sigma factor: MVFGFSGFCEPCFSPNTTVNTYGLVFLVSQAAQYSTDGIRSKLLNSDLDTEETLGEEMIPSGRISNPVEQAVMERLLIEQLYAAIARLDEYERELIAELYFADKSQSQLSKETGISQQLISYRAKQTIKKLRFLLDEKLF, encoded by the coding sequence GTGGTATTTGGTTTTTCGGGTTTTTGCGAGCCTTGCTTTTCTCCAAATACCACAGTTAATACATACGGGCTTGTGTTTTTGGTTTCACAAGCCGCTCAGTACAGCACGGACGGTATCCGATCCAAATTATTGAATAGTGACCTTGACACAGAAGAAACACTTGGGGAAGAAATGATACCGTCGGGGCGAATTTCAAACCCTGTTGAGCAAGCGGTGATGGAGCGGCTTTTGATTGAACAACTTTATGCCGCTATCGCAAGGCTCGATGAGTATGAGCGTGAACTGATTGCCGAACTCTACTTTGCGGACAAGTCCCAATCACAGTTAAGTAAGGAGACCGGAATATCACAGCAGCTCATCAGTTATCGAGCGAAGCAGACGATAAAAAAATTGCGGTTTTTGCTTGATGAAAAACTTTTTTGA
- a CDS encoding type II toxin-antitoxin system PemK/MazF family toxin, which yields MINTIKRGEIYYADLNPVFGSEQGDTRPVLITQNDIGNKHSPTLVVVPLTTKVKKNMMPTHVLIPQSCGLEIDSLALTEQIRTIDRSRLGSYIGRIGAEEQAAIDKALAVSIGLGSGV from the coding sequence ATGATAAATACAATCAAACGTGGCGAGATTTACTACGCCGACCTAAACCCTGTCTTTGGATCGGAGCAAGGCGACACACGCCCTGTGCTGATTACGCAGAACGATATAGGCAACAAGCACAGCCCTACGCTTGTGGTTGTTCCGCTCACAACGAAAGTGAAAAAGAATATGATGCCCACTCATGTACTCATCCCACAGTCATGCGGACTGGAAATTGATTCGCTGGCTTTGACTGAGCAAATACGTACCATCGACCGCTCACGCCTCGGTAGTTATATTGGACGAATTGGCGCAGAGGAACAAGCTGCTATCGACAAAGCACTGGCTGTTAGTATTGGATTGGGTAGTGGTGTATGA
- a CDS encoding recombinase family protein, with the protein MAKQKRYKVGIYVRLSKEDDRAGESVSIENQKLMLEKYAEEKGWNVYEIYQDDGFSGTNQNRPAFQKMIVDVKDGIINTILIKDLSRLGRNYLEVGNLAEIFLPEHGCELISLNEKLDDMMVFRNWFNEQHSKTTSTKVKAAKRISASSGKFTGTYAPYGYQKDPNNRHQLVVDENTAPVVRRIFSMRAAGTGFRAIAMHLNDDGISTPREVYYKNKGEKNPTKTSRLWGQTTVQDIAKNEVYIGNLVACKYGTLSYKNQKQVRKDRDEWVRVEGTHEPLVDLDLWERVQEFTHKKYRPSRRTDGGTNLFTGLLYCSDCDFKHRGNVERRKRKDGSEYKHVSYMCSTYGRSGKAACTIHSIGENVLMDLVVAHLQGYAERIEFNEERMLSAILAGQTNNNYSSVYLSELDAHLKQLDKLDTLIESLYEDKISGLVPDSFFKRQVQKYEQERVERSKSVAILEHRVSRIKPLENGAEKWMSMVREYARLETLDPEMLNLLIDRIIVGETQIINGSRECDIRIVYNYVGDIDRLSLLPPQAVNA; encoded by the coding sequence ATGGCAAAACAAAAACGCTACAAGGTTGGCATCTATGTCCGCCTTAGTAAAGAGGACGACAGAGCTGGAGAAAGTGTTTCAATCGAAAACCAAAAACTCATGCTCGAAAAATACGCGGAAGAAAAGGGGTGGAATGTTTACGAAATATATCAGGACGATGGGTTTAGTGGTACAAACCAAAATCGTCCGGCGTTTCAAAAAATGATTGTCGATGTAAAAGACGGCATCATTAACACGATCCTTATTAAAGACTTGTCACGGCTTGGAAGAAATTATTTGGAAGTTGGCAATCTTGCCGAAATATTCCTGCCCGAACACGGCTGTGAGTTGATTTCGCTAAACGAAAAATTAGATGATATGATGGTGTTCCGCAACTGGTTCAACGAACAGCACTCTAAGACTACAAGCACCAAAGTAAAGGCGGCAAAACGAATTTCGGCATCAAGTGGAAAATTCACGGGAACATATGCGCCGTATGGCTACCAAAAAGACCCGAACAACCGCCACCAGCTCGTCGTCGATGAGAACACCGCACCTGTTGTTCGCCGGATTTTTTCGATGAGAGCAGCAGGCACGGGGTTTCGAGCCATCGCCATGCACCTCAATGACGACGGAATTTCAACGCCGCGCGAAGTGTATTACAAAAACAAAGGAGAGAAAAACCCAACCAAAACCAGCCGCTTGTGGGGGCAAACTACCGTGCAAGACATTGCAAAAAACGAAGTGTACATCGGCAATTTGGTCGCCTGTAAATATGGCACATTGTCATACAAAAACCAAAAGCAAGTAAGAAAAGACCGTGACGAATGGGTACGTGTCGAAGGCACACACGAACCATTGGTTGACCTTGATTTATGGGAGCGTGTGCAAGAGTTCACTCACAAAAAATATCGTCCGAGTCGCAGAACAGATGGCGGAACAAACCTCTTTACAGGCTTGCTATATTGTTCCGATTGCGATTTCAAGCATCGCGGGAACGTAGAACGGCGCAAACGTAAAGACGGCAGCGAATATAAGCACGTTTCGTATATGTGCAGCACTTACGGGCGTAGCGGTAAAGCGGCCTGTACCATACATTCGATTGGCGAGAATGTGCTTATGGATTTGGTTGTTGCACATCTTCAAGGTTATGCTGAAAGGATAGAGTTTAACGAGGAGCGTATGCTTAGTGCGATATTAGCCGGGCAGACAAATAACAATTATTCCTCTGTCTATCTAAGCGAATTGGATGCTCACCTCAAGCAACTTGACAAACTCGACACGCTTATTGAAAGTTTGTATGAGGATAAAATATCGGGACTTGTCCCCGACAGTTTTTTCAAACGGCAAGTTCAGAAATACGAGCAGGAACGAGTTGAACGTTCAAAATCGGTTGCTATTCTCGAACATCGTGTAAGCAGAATTAAACCACTTGAAAATGGCGCTGAAAAATGGATGAGCATGGTTAGAGAATATGCAAGACTCGAAACACTCGACCCTGAAATGCTGAATTTGCTTATTGACCGCATTATCGTTGGAGAAACACAAATTATAAACGGTAGTCGTGAGTGCGACATTCGCATTGTCTATAACTACGTTGGTGACATTGATCGTCTAAGCCTATTGCCGCCACAGGCGGTGAACGCATGA
- a CDS encoding recombinase family protein, producing MKIYKVGKYIRLSNESKGYHKSGEDSVSIENQEAMLSKFIGMMPDWIETRTYVDDGASGANFNRQGFLDMMEDVRAGVINLVIVKDLSRFGRNYLEAGRYLEEELPALGCRFVSLSDGIDTENGENDIMPFLNAVNDFYVRDVRRRIKSVMTAKAKEGHKLSGTTPYGYDINPKERHRLIIDSYASNVVRKMFELRATGMGYSKVAGELNKENILPPRLYYFKRQERETTAIITAIWTSRTVKLMLNNEVYIGHTVSLKRGTRSYRDSREYKRDENEWIRVENTHSAIIDIELWDKVQALNNAVKANAANASEPKQSLFSGLVVCSDCCTKMGYIKRQEVKKDGRIAAFGAYGCRTYTRSGGTACSTHRILEKNLKVIVLSQISEMAQQIKIDESGIAKQLMERLVGDQKTDTSAVIREVRKLEQQLYVLDNQIEVLYDDRFDERITNAEFAERASRIEASRAIAESRFELLNQSIEEVKDKHFDISRWTSLIKEKSTALEVDRELLEALIEKIEIGERVVTDGGTTQDIRIFYRHVGCITTPSL from the coding sequence ATGAAAATCTACAAAGTGGGCAAGTATATTCGTCTGTCAAATGAAAGCAAAGGCTATCACAAAAGCGGCGAAGATTCTGTCAGCATCGAAAATCAAGAAGCAATGCTTTCAAAGTTTATCGGCATGATGCCGGACTGGATTGAAACACGAACCTATGTAGACGACGGCGCAAGCGGCGCAAATTTCAACCGTCAAGGCTTTTTAGATATGATGGAAGATGTGCGTGCCGGAGTGATTAACCTTGTCATTGTAAAAGACCTCTCGCGCTTCGGGCGTAACTACCTCGAAGCCGGGCGCTATTTAGAGGAAGAACTCCCTGCGCTTGGTTGCCGTTTTGTCAGTTTGTCTGATGGCATTGACACCGAAAACGGCGAGAACGACATTATGCCATTCCTAAATGCCGTAAATGATTTTTATGTGCGCGATGTCCGCCGCCGAATCAAGTCTGTGATGACGGCAAAAGCAAAAGAGGGTCATAAACTTTCGGGAACTACGCCGTATGGCTATGACATCAATCCAAAGGAACGTCATCGTCTAATCATTGACAGTTACGCTTCCAATGTGGTTCGCAAAATGTTTGAACTAAGAGCGACCGGCATGGGGTATTCAAAAGTAGCAGGTGAACTGAACAAGGAAAACATCCTACCGCCAAGATTGTACTACTTCAAACGGCAAGAGCGCGAAACAACAGCCATCATCACCGCTATTTGGACATCCCGCACGGTGAAACTGATGCTGAACAACGAAGTATATATCGGACATACTGTTTCGCTCAAACGCGGCACTCGTTCTTATCGTGACAGTCGGGAATATAAACGCGACGAGAATGAGTGGATAAGAGTTGAAAACACTCACTCTGCCATCATTGACATCGAATTATGGGACAAGGTGCAAGCGCTTAATAATGCTGTAAAAGCAAATGCGGCAAATGCAAGTGAACCAAAGCAAAGCCTATTTTCGGGATTGGTTGTCTGCTCGGATTGTTGTACAAAGATGGGTTATATCAAGCGGCAAGAGGTGAAGAAAGATGGTCGAATAGCCGCCTTTGGTGCATATGGCTGTCGTACCTACACTCGAAGTGGCGGCACAGCCTGCTCCACGCACAGGATTTTGGAGAAAAATCTAAAAGTCATCGTACTATCGCAAATCAGCGAAATGGCACAGCAAATCAAGATAGATGAAAGCGGCATTGCAAAACAGCTCATGGAACGTCTTGTCGGCGATCAAAAAACGGACACATCTGCCGTGATAAGAGAAGTACGCAAATTAGAGCAACAACTCTATGTACTCGACAATCAAATTGAAGTTTTGTATGACGATAGATTCGATGAGCGCATCACCAACGCCGAGTTTGCCGAAAGAGCAAGTCGAATCGAAGCAAGTCGCGCGATTGCCGAAAGCAGATTTGAACTACTGAACCAATCCATTGAGGAAGTCAAAGACAAGCATTTTGATATTAGCAGATGGACTTCCTTGATAAAAGAAAAATCCACCGCTTTGGAGGTGGACAGAGAATTACTCGAAGCCTTGATTGAGAAAATTGAGATAGGTGAGCGAGTGGTAACAGATGGGGGGACAACGCAAGATATAAGGATTTTTTACAGACACGTCGGATGTATTACAACGCCTTCTCTATAA
- a CDS encoding MobA/MobL family protein: MAIYHLHAQIIKRSAGRSSVAAAAYRAGEKLHNEYDGITHDYTRKSGVVHSEIMLPQNAPKEFQNRPILWNAVEKSEKRKDSQTAREIDIALPVEFDLQEQIELVRDYIKDNFVDKGMCADFAIHDKQDGNPHAHIMLTTREVSAKGFEGKNRDWNKTELLEQWRESWADICNERLQEKGLDERIDHRTLKAQGIDREPTIHIGAIAKAMEKAGRDSDRVREYQEIVSQNKTAKPQITAEYMHELKQGHFILDKEINAIKQKSAETRREIQSLRFKSERITERAQNIEVLKKRIADLKSERQQTGLFKSKGFYDSQIQQIENSFNQATNTFKREFYVIPEEATAEAKRLEYKAKDMERSSERLQDRLAPLVAEKDIFAFEYQRQKLFAEVAHDGQKIKDDLIGLDKKHLQSLTPKEKLAYTQSERLLEMINERSFQRILDEVAPEQAYKLIKLRERERAREYERVWYR; encoded by the coding sequence ATGGCAATTTATCATCTTCACGCACAGATAATCAAGCGGAGCGCAGGGCGTTCATCGGTTGCCGCTGCTGCATATCGTGCAGGCGAAAAATTGCATAACGAATATGACGGAATAACGCACGACTATACCCGTAAATCGGGTGTTGTACATTCCGAGATTATGCTACCTCAAAATGCACCGAAAGAATTTCAAAACCGCCCCATTCTTTGGAATGCCGTTGAGAAATCCGAAAAGCGCAAGGATTCGCAAACGGCACGAGAAATAGACATTGCCTTGCCTGTCGAATTTGATTTACAAGAACAAATCGAGCTTGTCCGTGACTATATCAAAGACAATTTCGTTGATAAAGGAATGTGCGCTGATTTTGCTATTCACGACAAGCAAGACGGCAACCCCCATGCGCATATAATGCTAACTACTCGTGAAGTTTCCGCAAAAGGCTTTGAGGGCAAAAATCGAGATTGGAACAAGACGGAGCTTTTAGAGCAATGGCGTGAGAGTTGGGCTGACATTTGCAATGAGCGGTTGCAAGAAAAAGGACTTGACGAGCGGATAGACCATCGCACATTAAAAGCACAAGGCATTGACCGAGAGCCAACAATCCATATTGGCGCAATAGCGAAGGCTATGGAAAAGGCAGGGCGTGATAGTGACCGTGTTAGAGAGTATCAAGAAATCGTATCACAAAACAAAACAGCAAAACCCCAAATCACAGCGGAATATATGCACGAGTTAAAACAGGGGCATTTCATCCTTGATAAAGAAATCAATGCCATAAAACAAAAATCCGCCGAAACACGGCGAGAAATTCAGTCTTTGCGATTTAAGAGCGAAAGAATAACCGAGCGAGCGCAAAATATCGAAGTCTTGAAAAAGCGAATTGCGGATTTGAAATCCGAGCGACAACAAACAGGGCTTTTCAAAAGCAAAGGATTTTACGATAGCCAAATACAACAGATTGAAAATTCGTTTAATCAAGCGACAAACACTTTCAAGCGTGAATTTTATGTTATTCCCGAAGAAGCGACCGCCGAAGCAAAACGGCTTGAATACAAGGCAAAAGATATGGAGCGTTCAAGCGAGCGGTTACAAGACAGGCTTGCTCCGCTTGTGGCTGAAAAAGACATTTTTGCGTTTGAATATCAAAGGCAAAAGTTATTTGCGGAAGTTGCCCATGATGGGCAGAAGATTAAAGATGACTTGATAGGGCTTGATAAAAAGCATTTGCAAAGTCTAACGCCAAAAGAAAAACTTGCATACACCCAAAGCGAACGATTGCTTGAAATGATAAACGAGCGGAGTTTTCAACGGATTTTAGACGAAGTTGCGCCCGAACAGGCGTATAAATTGATTAAACTGCGTGAGCGTGAAAGGGCAAGGGAGTATGAAAGGGTTTGGTATAGGTAG
- a CDS encoding recombinase family protein, which produces MTIYGYIRVSSTDQNEDRQLISLQELNISANNIFTDKQSGKDFDRPNYQKLLKCLQQGDLLYIKSIDRLGRNYEEIQNQWRILTKEKGVDIVVLDMELLDTRKEKNLLGTFIADLVLQVLSFVAQTERESIHKRQAEGIAAAKARGVRFGRPPKQPPDNFGELVRKWERKQITFDKVLVLCDMKETSFYKYLREYRIKQEK; this is translated from the coding sequence ATGACCATCTACGGATACATCAGAGTATCAAGCACAGACCAAAATGAGGACAGACAACTTATATCACTACAAGAATTGAATATATCAGCAAATAATATATTTACGGACAAGCAATCGGGCAAGGATTTTGACCGCCCGAATTATCAAAAGTTATTGAAATGCTTACAACAAGGCGATTTACTGTACATAAAAAGCATTGACCGCTTAGGGCGCAACTATGAAGAAATTCAAAACCAATGGCGCATACTTACCAAAGAAAAAGGCGTTGATATTGTTGTACTTGATATGGAACTACTCGACACACGCAAAGAAAAGAATTTGCTTGGCACATTCATTGCCGATTTAGTTTTGCAAGTGCTGTCATTCGTTGCACAAACCGAGCGAGAGAGCATACACAAACGGCAAGCCGAGGGCATAGCCGCCGCCAAAGCAAGGGGCGTGAGATTTGGCAGACCACCGAAACAACCGCCCGACAACTTCGGGGAGTTAGTGCGGAAATGGGAGCGAAAACAAATTACCTTTGATAAAGTGCTTGTGCTTTGCGACATGAAAGAAACGAGTTTCTATAAATATCTGCGTGAGTATCGAATAAAGCAGGAAAAATAA
- a CDS encoding type IV secretory system conjugative DNA transfer family protein — MSTEMKWGDILPSLKLAGRLFVGLSKGAWWLGSKSVSTKPKSKTNTNDTFSELQHWHKKGVVFGKSPEKHLCVNKMYDKYVGKPETLDGHVLVVGGVGSGKSSCIAIPTLRIFKGSIFAIDIKGELEKETRVHRNSNRRIRLDTLPLRSKTFSPG, encoded by the coding sequence ATGAGTACAGAAATGAAGTGGGGAGATATATTGCCGTCGTTGAAGTTGGCAGGCAGGTTGTTTGTGGGGCTTTCCAAGGGTGCTTGGTGGTTAGGTAGTAAGTCAGTATCAACAAAGCCGAAAAGCAAAACGAATACTAATGACACTTTTTCAGAGTTGCAACATTGGCATAAAAAAGGTGTTGTTTTCGGTAAAAGTCCAGAAAAACACCTTTGCGTAAATAAAATGTACGATAAATATGTAGGGAAACCCGAAACATTAGATGGTCATGTATTAGTCGTTGGCGGTGTTGGTTCGGGCAAAAGCTCGTGTATTGCAATCCCCACATTGCGAATTTTTAAGGGTAGTATTTTTGCTATTGATATTAAAGGTGAGTTGGAAAAGGAAACTAGGGTTCATCGTAATAGTAATCGTAGGATTAGACTTGATACACTACCACTAAGGTCAAAAACATTTTCGCCTGGGTAA
- a CDS encoding TraG/TraD/VirD4 family protein, translated as MTICLIIQSLAQLDLIYGMNERKVISDTCAYKAILSATDAETQEYFSRLVGTYDKEVKQRGTQSSAFLNFPQGKSTNTYEMEKRIIKPEEFATLKDIVLLTPFGNLRVIKQPYYLKD; from the coding sequence ATCACCATTTGCCTAATCATACAAAGCCTTGCGCAGTTGGATTTAATATATGGCATGAACGAACGCAAGGTAATTTCAGATACTTGTGCGTACAAGGCGATTCTATCCGCAACGGACGCAGAAACGCAAGAATATTTCTCACGCCTTGTCGGGACATATGACAAAGAAGTTAAGCAACGAGGAACACAGAGTAGTGCGTTTCTAAATTTCCCACAGGGGAAATCAACTAATACATACGAAATGGAAAAGCGGATTATCAAGCCAGAGGAGTTCGCAACACTCAAAGACATTGTGCTTTTAACGCCATTCGGTAATTTACGAGTGATTAAGCAGCCATATTATTTGAAAGATTAA
- a CDS encoding recombinase family protein — METGIYVRVSTEEQAKEGYSVRGQEQKLKDYARIKDWTLYDVYIDEGISGKNITERPEMNRLVEDIKKGKVKNVLIFKIDRLTRSTSDLIYLIDLFSEHNCTFNSLMESIDTQTASGRMFLKIIGIFAEFERENISERIILGRERKVKEGYTLCSHTASYGYERPNGEKIQTIIEHEAIIVREIFDLYANKGISMTQIARRLNLREIPTKHNVKWSSNGVKNVLANNNYIGEVRHHFQDEERAYTVQGQHEAIITNEIFEKAQKRLSKIPRISPRKTPNEENYYSGFLICAKCGYKMNTHNSYSKLKDGSISFSTNYDCSNMAVGECDASSVSGKKLEKAFCEYIENIADFENKNALHVHELEQTKQEQQQQISEYEKKLSHFEAKEREALDFYVKNTLSITEYRQAKTMIDDDKQIIIEELERLRLETEEVTDNKIEIAQSVKENWSNLSKPEKRMFLMQFVEKIVLENQKLGIGERGRQKRKVKIYDIVFKQ; from the coding sequence ATGGAAACAGGAATTTATGTAAGAGTATCAACAGAGGAGCAAGCCAAAGAGGGATATTCAGTTCGTGGACAAGAACAAAAATTAAAAGATTATGCCCGAATTAAGGATTGGACACTTTACGATGTTTATATCGACGAGGGTATAAGCGGTAAAAATATTACCGAACGTCCCGAAATGAACCGATTAGTTGAAGACATCAAAAAGGGCAAAGTCAAAAACGTTTTAATTTTTAAGATTGACCGCTTGACACGAAGTACATCAGATTTAATTTATCTTATTGATTTATTCAGCGAGCATAATTGTACTTTCAACTCTTTGATGGAAAGTATAGATACGCAAACAGCTTCGGGGCGAATGTTCTTAAAGATTATCGGTATATTTGCAGAATTTGAACGTGAAAATATATCCGAAAGGATTATACTGGGGCGAGAACGTAAAGTTAAAGAGGGATATACTCTTTGTTCACATACAGCAAGTTATGGTTATGAACGTCCGAATGGAGAAAAAATACAAACTATCATTGAACATGAAGCAATAATAGTGCGTGAAATATTTGACTTATACGCTAATAAAGGAATAAGCATGACCCAAATTGCACGAAGATTGAACCTTCGAGAAATTCCAACGAAACATAATGTAAAATGGTCATCAAACGGAGTGAAGAATGTACTTGCAAACAATAATTACATAGGTGAAGTAAGACATCATTTTCAAGACGAAGAACGTGCATATACAGTTCAAGGGCAACACGAAGCTATTATAACAAATGAAATTTTTGAAAAGGCGCAAAAGCGTTTATCTAAAATTCCTCGAATATCACCACGAAAAACACCAAATGAAGAAAATTATTATTCAGGATTTTTGATTTGTGCAAAATGCGGATATAAAATGAACACCCATAATTCATATAGTAAATTGAAAGACGGAAGTATTAGTTTTTCTACGAATTATGATTGTTCAAACATGGCGGTCGGTGAATGTGATGCAAGTAGCGTTAGTGGAAAAAAACTTGAAAAAGCATTTTGCGAATATATAGAAAATATAGCTGACTTTGAAAATAAAAACGCCTTGCACGTCCATGAATTAGAGCAAACGAAACAAGAACAGCAACAACAAATTTCAGAATATGAAAAAAAGCTAAGTCATTTTGAAGCCAAAGAACGTGAAGCGTTGGATTTTTATGTTAAAAACACTTTGAGCATTACTGAATATCGTCAAGCCAAAACTATGATTGACGATGACAAGCAAATCATAATAGAAGAATTAGAGCGTTTGCGTTTAGAAACAGAAGAGGTTACAGATAACAAAATAGAAATTGCGCAAAGTGTAAAAGAAAATTGGTCAAATCTTTCTAAACCAGAAAAGCGAATGTTTTTAATGCAATTCGTTGAAAAAATTGTTCTTGAAAATCAAAAATTAGGAATAGGGGAAAGAGGCAGACAAAAAAGAAAAGTTAAAATTTATGATATAGTTTTTAAGCAATGA
- a CDS encoding carboxypeptidase-like regulatory domain-containing protein, translating into MIYAMNDPNLPARGRLQIDAVASDMAHPAPNARVRVMPHDESNITVEEMVTDSSGQTPIAILPAPPEEHSLQPSDHMPYSEYDVTVDLEGYEPVTVKGVQILPDTGSFLQVELHSVTGGVGAETVKISDHTLWGNFPPKIPEDEVKPLPETTGLVVLPKPVVPEIVVVHDGMPQNTGARRFYVPFADYIKNVIYTKYQIRRGQAFADF; encoded by the coding sequence ATGATTTACGCCATGAATGACCCAAACCTGCCTGCCCGCGGACGTCTGCAAATTGACGCTGTGGCAAGCGATATGGCGCATCCCGCACCCAACGCTCGTGTGCGCGTAATGCCGCATGACGAAAGCAACATTACCGTAGAGGAAATGGTGACCGACAGCTCGGGGCAAACGCCTATCGCTATTCTGCCCGCGCCGCCGGAGGAACACTCCTTGCAACCATCCGACCATATGCCATACAGTGAGTATGATGTAACGGTCGATCTGGAGGGCTACGAGCCTGTGACAGTCAAAGGCGTGCAGATCTTGCCCGATACCGGCTCATTTTTGCAAGTCGAACTCCACTCGGTAACAGGCGGCGTGGGCGCGGAAACTGTCAAGATCAGCGACCATACGCTGTGGGGCAACTTTCCTCCCAAAATTCCTGAAGATGAAGTCAAGCCTCTGCCTGAAACAACGGGGCTTGTCGTGCTGCCCAAACCAGTCGTGCCGGAAATTGTCGTCGTGCATGACGGTATGCCGCAAAACACAGGTGCGAGGCGATTTTATGTGCCGTTTGCCGACTATATCAAAAATGTGATATATACAAAATACCAAATCCGCAGAGGACAAGCCTTTGCGGATTTTTAG